The following coding sequences are from one Halorubrum sp. BOL3-1 window:
- a CDS encoding metal-dependent hydrolase — translation MLPTHVLAGTLLAAPLVRVAPELAPIGFAAGFLGGLFPDLDMYTGHRKTFHYPVYYSVLAIPATLAALLSPSAVTVAVALFLLGAVLHSVADMYGGGLELRPWEGNSDRAVYDHHRGEWIAPRRGVRYDGAVEDLALCVALAVPLLLLVDPPLRGIVIGTVVVGGVYTLLRRRLAEMASTMLSLFPDALDPYLPERYR, via the coding sequence ATGCTTCCGACCCACGTGCTGGCGGGGACGTTGCTCGCTGCCCCGTTAGTGCGCGTGGCGCCGGAGCTGGCACCGATCGGGTTCGCCGCCGGGTTCCTCGGCGGCCTCTTCCCCGACCTCGACATGTACACCGGGCACCGCAAGACGTTCCACTACCCCGTCTACTACTCCGTGCTCGCGATTCCGGCAACGCTGGCCGCACTGCTGTCGCCCTCCGCGGTCACCGTCGCCGTCGCCCTCTTCCTCCTCGGCGCGGTGCTCCACAGCGTCGCCGACATGTATGGCGGCGGCTTGGAGCTCCGGCCGTGGGAGGGAAACTCCGACCGCGCGGTGTACGACCACCACCGCGGGGAGTGGATCGCTCCGCGCCGCGGGGTGCGGTACGACGGCGCCGTCGAGGACCTCGCGCTCTGCGTCGCGCTGGCGGTTCCCCTCCTCCTCCTGGTCGACCCGCCGCTCCGGGGAATCGTGATCGGAACGGTCGTCGTCGGGGGCGTGTACACCCTCCTCCGACGCCGGCTGGCCGAGATGGCGTCGACCATGCTCTCGCTGTTTCCGGACGCGCTCGACCCGTACCTCCCCGAGCGGTACCGGTGA
- a CDS encoding response regulator — translation MTGNPDATVLAVDDEPDLAELYRVYLDPGYDVRIATGGEEALDAMDESVDVVLLDRRMPNMSGHEVLEEIRGGGYDARVAMLTAVEPDVDIVEMPFDDYKTKPVTKEDLLTLVEVLIHRAAFDEQSQEFFALASKKAALEAAGTTGSEEYEELNERMESVRLEVDDTLDHLSARDAFVEVPGEVP, via the coding sequence ATGACCGGAAATCCGGACGCGACCGTGCTCGCGGTCGACGACGAGCCGGACCTCGCGGAACTGTACCGGGTGTACCTCGACCCGGGGTACGACGTCCGGATCGCGACCGGGGGTGAGGAGGCGCTCGACGCGATGGACGAGTCGGTCGACGTCGTCCTCCTCGATCGGCGGATGCCGAACATGTCCGGCCACGAGGTGTTAGAAGAGATCCGCGGCGGGGGGTACGACGCCCGGGTGGCGATGTTGACCGCGGTCGAGCCGGACGTCGACATCGTCGAGATGCCGTTCGACGACTACAAGACGAAGCCGGTCACCAAAGAGGACCTGCTCACGCTCGTCGAGGTCCTCATCCACCGGGCCGCCTTCGACGAGCAGAGCCAGGAGTTCTTCGCGCTCGCCTCGAAGAAGGCGGCGCTGGAGGCCGCCGGCACGACCGGCTCCGAGGAGTACGAGGAGCTCAACGAGCGGATGGAGTCCGTCCGACTCGAAGTCGACGACACGCTCGATCACCTCTCCGCGCGGGACGCGTTCGTCGAGGTCCCCGGCGAAGTGCCGTAG
- a CDS encoding alanine--glyoxylate aminotransferase family protein — protein MLMTPGPTAVPEAVRDAMSRELINPDVDPRFKKVYDRLTDRLRTAYGLDEVGGGAADATPDRDVVVLGGEGILGLEAAVASLVEPGTSVLCLSNGLYGEGFADFVESYGGEATLVDADHDEPLPLDALDEALAADDADFDVATMVHCETPTGTLNDVDAALDRIEAADGETLTVVDAVSSLGGVAVPTDRIDVCLGASQKCFSAPPGLATAAVSDRAWAAIQTRDPHSLYANFLPFRDVSDGFPYTHLTTEVVALDAALGLLFDEGLDAVRERHRTAAARCRERGAALGLEPVPGPDRSSPTVTAFEVPGRAEALQETLREEHDVVLATGLGEGADDVLRVGHMGHNARVDRVDETMDGLKTIL, from the coding sequence ATGCTCATGACGCCGGGACCGACCGCAGTCCCCGAGGCGGTGCGCGACGCGATGTCCCGCGAACTGATCAACCCGGACGTCGATCCGCGGTTTAAGAAGGTTTACGACCGCCTGACCGACCGACTCCGGACGGCGTACGGACTCGACGAGGTCGGCGGCGGTGCCGCGGATGCGACCCCCGACCGCGACGTCGTCGTCCTCGGCGGCGAGGGGATACTGGGGCTGGAGGCGGCAGTCGCCTCGCTCGTCGAGCCGGGGACCTCGGTGCTGTGTCTGTCGAACGGGCTATACGGCGAGGGGTTCGCGGACTTCGTCGAGTCGTACGGCGGCGAGGCGACGCTCGTCGACGCCGACCACGACGAGCCGCTCCCGCTCGACGCGCTCGACGAGGCGCTCGCGGCCGACGACGCCGACTTCGACGTCGCGACGATGGTCCACTGCGAGACGCCGACCGGAACGCTCAACGATGTCGACGCCGCGCTCGACCGGATCGAGGCCGCGGACGGTGAGACCCTCACGGTCGTCGACGCCGTCTCCTCGCTCGGCGGGGTGGCCGTGCCGACCGACCGGATCGACGTGTGTCTCGGCGCCTCCCAGAAGTGTTTCAGCGCGCCGCCGGGGCTGGCGACCGCCGCCGTGAGCGACCGCGCGTGGGCCGCGATACAGACGCGGGACCCCCACTCGCTGTACGCGAACTTCCTCCCGTTTCGCGACGTGAGCGACGGCTTCCCGTACACACACCTGACGACCGAGGTGGTCGCGCTCGACGCGGCGCTCGGCCTCCTGTTCGACGAGGGACTCGACGCGGTCCGAGAGCGTCACCGGACGGCCGCGGCGCGGTGTCGCGAGCGCGGCGCGGCGCTGGGGTTGGAACCGGTGCCCGGCCCTGACCGGAGTTCACCGACGGTGACCGCCTTCGAGGTACCCGGTCGGGCCGAGGCGCTTCAGGAGACGCTGCGCGAGGAACACGACGTGGTGCTCGCGACGGGACTCGGGGAGGGCGCGGACGACGTTCTCAGGGTCGGCCACATGGGCCACAACGCTCGCGTCGACCGCGTCGACGAGACGATGGACGGATTAAAAACCATCTTATAA
- a CDS encoding aldo/keto reductase: MNHRELGGVGSVSEVGYGAWEIGGDWGEVTEDEAVAAVEAARDAGVDFFDTADVYGDGRSERIVGETLADEIESGDATVATKAGRRLDPHEADRYTEENLRRFVDRSRENLGVETLDLVQLHCPPTDVYYRPETFDALATLADEGRLDAYGVSVERVEEGLKAIEYPGVETVQIVFNPFRQRPTELFFAEAAASDVGVICRVPLASGLLTGTVSRDTEFPEDDHRNFNREGEAFDVGETFAGVPFETGLDAVDELDERLPDDRPLPEFALRWILDHDAVSTVIPGSTTPTHVRSNAAASEAAPLSDAEREAAGEVYDARVREHVHQRW; encoded by the coding sequence ATGAACCACCGAGAACTCGGCGGCGTCGGGAGCGTCAGCGAGGTCGGCTACGGCGCCTGGGAGATCGGCGGCGACTGGGGGGAGGTCACGGAGGACGAGGCGGTCGCGGCGGTCGAGGCCGCCCGCGACGCCGGGGTCGACTTCTTCGACACCGCCGACGTCTACGGCGACGGGCGCTCGGAGCGGATCGTCGGTGAGACGCTCGCGGACGAGATCGAGTCCGGCGACGCGACCGTCGCGACGAAGGCCGGCCGCCGGCTCGACCCCCACGAGGCGGACCGCTACACCGAGGAGAACCTCCGGCGGTTCGTGGATCGCTCGCGGGAGAACCTCGGCGTCGAGACGCTCGATCTGGTCCAGCTCCACTGCCCACCGACGGATGTCTACTACCGGCCGGAGACGTTCGACGCGCTGGCGACGCTCGCTGACGAGGGGCGGCTCGACGCCTACGGCGTCAGCGTTGAGCGCGTCGAGGAGGGGCTGAAAGCGATCGAGTACCCCGGCGTCGAGACGGTCCAGATCGTCTTCAACCCCTTCCGGCAGCGCCCGACGGAGCTGTTCTTCGCGGAGGCCGCCGCCAGCGACGTGGGCGTGATCTGTCGGGTGCCGCTCGCCTCGGGACTGCTCACGGGCACCGTCTCGCGCGACACGGAGTTCCCGGAGGACGACCACCGCAACTTCAACCGCGAGGGGGAGGCGTTCGACGTGGGCGAGACGTTCGCGGGCGTCCCCTTCGAGACCGGTCTCGACGCGGTCGACGAACTCGACGAGCGCCTGCCGGACGACCGTCCGCTGCCGGAGTTCGCGCTGCGCTGGATCCTCGACCACGACGCGGTCTCGACCGTGATTCCCGGGTCGACGACGCCGACACACGTCCGGTCGAACGCGGCCGCGAGCGAGGCGGCTCCCCTCTCCGACGCGGAGCGCGAGGCCGCGGGCGAGGTGTACGACGCGCGCGTCCGCGAACACGTCCACCAGCGCTGGTGA
- a CDS encoding aminopeptidase, with product MDARVREHAETIADHSTDIESGDDVVIQMPKEAEDLAVALHEVCGDRGANPVYLNYSKRAQRAFKRSSEEFTEPSHRRALYEEADVFVIARGGANATEDADIDPETNAAYNRAMEDVKRTRLSKTWCLTQYPTASHAQLAGMSTEAYENFVWDAVSLDWDEQREFQSDMVEILDEADEVRIRSGEETDLTLDVSGNSTLNDYGEANLPGGEVFTAPTRDGVDGEVHFDLPLYRYGREIDGVRLRFEDGEVVSHSAARNEDLLSGILDTDEGSRHLGELGIGMNRQIDRFTYNMLFDEKMGDTVHMAVGSAYPETVGGENAVNESAEHVDMIVDMSEGSVIEVDGEVVQRNGTFVFEDEF from the coding sequence ATGGACGCACGCGTACGCGAACACGCAGAGACCATCGCTGACCACTCCACCGACATCGAGTCGGGCGACGACGTGGTCATCCAGATGCCCAAGGAGGCCGAGGACCTCGCGGTCGCGCTCCACGAGGTCTGCGGCGACCGCGGCGCCAACCCGGTCTACCTCAACTACTCGAAGCGCGCTCAGCGCGCCTTTAAGCGCTCGTCGGAGGAGTTCACCGAGCCGAGCCACCGACGCGCGCTCTACGAGGAGGCCGACGTCTTCGTCATCGCGCGCGGCGGTGCGAACGCCACCGAAGACGCCGACATCGACCCCGAGACCAACGCCGCCTACAACCGCGCGATGGAAGACGTCAAGCGGACGCGCCTCTCGAAGACGTGGTGTCTCACCCAGTACCCGACCGCGAGCCACGCCCAGCTCGCCGGGATGAGTACCGAGGCGTACGAGAACTTCGTGTGGGACGCCGTCTCGCTGGACTGGGACGAACAGCGCGAGTTCCAATCGGACATGGTCGAAATCTTAGACGAGGCCGACGAGGTCCGGATCCGGTCGGGCGAAGAGACCGACCTCACCCTCGACGTGTCGGGCAACTCCACGCTCAACGACTACGGCGAGGCGAACCTCCCCGGCGGCGAGGTGTTCACCGCGCCGACGCGAGACGGCGTCGACGGCGAGGTACACTTCGACCTGCCCCTCTACCGCTACGGCCGCGAGATCGACGGCGTCCGGCTGCGCTTCGAGGACGGCGAGGTCGTCTCGCACTCCGCCGCGCGCAACGAGGACCTGCTCTCCGGCATCCTCGACACCGACGAGGGCTCGCGGCACCTCGGGGAGCTTGGGATCGGGATGAACCGCCAGATCGACCGGTTCACCTACAACATGCTGTTCGACGAGAAAATGGGCGACACCGTCCACATGGCGGTCGGCTCCGCGTACCCGGAGACGGTCGGCGGGGAGAACGCGGTCAACGAGTCCGCCGAGCACGTCGACATGATCGTCGACATGAGCGAGGGATCCGTCATCGAGGTCGACGGCGAGGTCGTCCAGCGAAACGGGACGTTCGTGTTCGAGGACGAGTTCTGA
- a CDS encoding lipopolysaccharide biosynthesis protein, producing the protein MEDKRDRNGGAPGSDSKSDKVPGDAGSAGASGDDDEREGDAIPDDEREALETIAHGAVLTSGGVAGQRALTAATEFVLTRGLGPTAYGVYALAWRIAQLLSRLVTFGSVPAIQRYLPEYADDPERQGTVAGLAYATTVGFGAAFAVGVWVVAPAINARTVTEPAFTGTMRAFGALVGLLGVVMVSSAFFRAVGSARGEVLFNKLLRPGVRLVGALGALALGYSAVGVAGAIVAATALLAAAAVPLSASVTGVRPSIRGARAEAQRFYDHAAPVAMSSLGKVFQNRVDVLLVGALLTATAAGVYNVVLVVIAVAWIPLLSFNQLLPPVASELYASDRTETLNAVYGSVTRQIVTAVVPIIAAIAVYGREILALFGEPYVAGYVPLVVYLGGVFVGSAVGATGWLLMMTDHQYARMALDWLLAVLNVGLTYAFVVRYGLVGAALGTSLAIAVQNGIQVVLLRRFEGLWPFDRTFLPPLAAGVVAVGAMYGVRALLSGPTAVLAGAPVGLAAYAGSLSVLGVDPRDRFVARRLARRYRVALAERLGR; encoded by the coding sequence GTGGAGGACAAACGCGACCGGAACGGAGGCGCCCCCGGCAGCGACTCCAAGAGCGACAAGGTTCCCGGAGACGCCGGGAGCGCCGGGGCCTCCGGAGACGACGACGAGCGCGAGGGCGACGCGATCCCCGACGACGAGCGCGAGGCCTTGGAGACGATCGCGCACGGCGCGGTGCTCACCTCGGGCGGGGTCGCCGGCCAGCGCGCACTGACGGCCGCGACCGAGTTCGTCCTGACGCGGGGGCTCGGGCCGACCGCGTACGGCGTCTACGCGCTGGCGTGGCGGATCGCGCAGTTGCTCTCGCGGCTCGTGACGTTCGGGAGCGTTCCCGCCATCCAGCGCTACCTTCCCGAGTATGCGGACGACCCGGAGCGGCAGGGGACCGTGGCCGGCCTCGCGTACGCGACGACCGTCGGATTCGGGGCCGCGTTCGCCGTCGGCGTCTGGGTCGTAGCGCCGGCGATAAACGCCCGGACCGTCACCGAGCCGGCGTTCACGGGGACGATGCGCGCGTTCGGAGCGCTCGTCGGGCTGCTCGGCGTCGTGATGGTCTCGTCCGCGTTCTTCCGCGCGGTCGGCTCGGCCCGCGGCGAGGTCCTCTTCAATAAGCTGCTCCGGCCGGGCGTCCGGCTCGTCGGGGCGCTCGGCGCGCTCGCGCTCGGCTACTCCGCCGTCGGCGTCGCCGGAGCGATCGTCGCCGCGACCGCGCTGCTCGCCGCGGCCGCCGTCCCCCTCTCGGCGTCCGTCACCGGGGTCCGCCCGTCGATCCGGGGCGCCCGCGCGGAGGCGCAGCGGTTCTACGACCACGCGGCCCCGGTCGCGATGAGCAGCCTCGGGAAGGTGTTCCAGAACCGCGTCGACGTGCTGCTCGTCGGCGCGCTGTTGACGGCGACCGCGGCGGGCGTGTACAACGTCGTCCTCGTTGTGATCGCGGTCGCGTGGATCCCCCTCCTCTCTTTCAACCAACTGCTCCCGCCGGTCGCCTCGGAGCTGTACGCGAGCGACCGGACCGAGACGCTCAACGCGGTGTACGGCTCCGTCACGCGACAGATCGTCACCGCTGTCGTCCCGATCATCGCCGCGATAGCGGTGTACGGTCGGGAGATACTGGCGCTGTTCGGGGAGCCGTACGTGGCGGGGTACGTCCCGCTCGTCGTCTACCTCGGCGGGGTCTTCGTCGGGAGCGCGGTCGGCGCGACCGGGTGGCTCCTGATGATGACCGACCACCAGTACGCCCGGATGGCGCTCGACTGGCTGCTCGCGGTGCTCAACGTCGGGCTGACGTACGCGTTCGTCGTCCGGTACGGGCTCGTCGGCGCCGCACTCGGCACGTCACTCGCGATAGCGGTCCAGAACGGGATCCAAGTCGTCCTCCTGCGCCGCTTCGAGGGGCTGTGGCCGTTCGACCGCACCTTTCTCCCGCCGCTCGCGGCCGGCGTCGTCGCCGTCGGCGCGATGTACGGGGTTCGGGCGCTGCTCTCCGGACCGACGGCGGTCCTCGCCGGCGCTCCGGTCGGACTCGCCGCGTACGCGGGGTCGCTCTCGGTCCTCGGCGTCGACCCCCGCGACCGCTTCGTCGCGCGGCGACTGGCGCGGCGGTACCGGGTCGCGCTCGCGGAACGGCTCGGACGGTAA
- a CDS encoding DUF5811 family protein: protein MNGNNPYAGAPGVTDAGSPATVDLSPDQERQLRRAVAGIVSRTESYLPDSYAVGSELSVGTNGPQATVAVNPPAGHPVSAGFTPDPEDLDAGIAESDTDEVARGLAASAAVQVMDAVDDITPTAK, encoded by the coding sequence ATGAACGGCAACAACCCGTACGCCGGGGCACCGGGTGTGACGGACGCGGGCTCGCCCGCGACCGTCGACCTCTCTCCGGACCAGGAACGACAGCTCCGGCGCGCGGTCGCCGGAATCGTATCGCGCACGGAGTCGTATCTCCCCGATAGCTACGCCGTCGGCTCCGAGCTCTCCGTCGGGACTAACGGTCCGCAGGCGACGGTCGCGGTGAACCCTCCCGCCGGCCACCCCGTCTCGGCGGGCTTCACGCCCGATCCCGAGGACCTCGACGCCGGCATTGCCGAGTCAGACACCGACGAGGTCGCCCGCGGCCTGGCCGCGAGCGCCGCGGTTCAGGTGATGGATGCCGTCGACGACATCACGCCGACCGCCAAGTGA
- the thyA gene encoding thymidylate synthase: MQQYLDLVDDALSTGTYKPNRTGVDTIATFSGQYTVDLADGFPLLTTKRMDGYRWNSLIHEVLWYLSGEEHIRNLREETEIWDAWADEGGKLDTAYGRFWRRYPVPEAPAELPGETWPDDAHRWVTVEEDEDGTTRRTFDQIRYVLDTLAENPHSRRMVVNAWHPANAAVSTLPPCHYSFVVNVQDGRLNLHLTQRSGDIALGVPFNVAAYALLANALAQRTGFEVGEFGHTVVDAHVYCGRGERGKWYANNLRYVQERLANVESKEEYLGVKSWVERTAPDEPNGREGYDHVPGLLEQLSRTPRDRPRIEIADVPLDELTHEDVEVVDYDSADGISFAVAE, translated from the coding sequence ATGCAACAGTACCTCGACCTCGTCGACGACGCGCTCTCGACCGGCACGTACAAACCGAACCGAACCGGCGTCGACACCATCGCGACGTTCAGCGGACAGTACACCGTCGACCTCGCGGATGGGTTCCCCCTCCTGACCACGAAAAGAATGGACGGCTACCGGTGGAACTCGCTCATCCACGAGGTCCTGTGGTACCTCTCCGGCGAGGAGCACATTCGAAACCTCCGCGAGGAGACGGAGATCTGGGACGCGTGGGCCGATGAGGGGGGCAAACTCGACACCGCGTACGGTCGGTTCTGGCGCCGCTACCCGGTTCCGGAGGCGCCCGCCGAACTCCCGGGCGAGACGTGGCCCGACGACGCGCACCGCTGGGTCACCGTCGAGGAGGACGAGGACGGGACGACGCGCCGGACCTTCGACCAGATCCGGTACGTCCTCGACACGCTTGCGGAGAACCCGCACTCCCGCCGGATGGTCGTGAACGCGTGGCACCCGGCGAACGCCGCCGTGTCGACGCTACCGCCGTGTCACTACTCCTTCGTCGTCAACGTCCAAGACGGACGGCTCAACCTTCACCTGACGCAGCGCTCGGGAGACATCGCGCTCGGCGTCCCGTTCAACGTCGCTGCGTACGCGCTGCTCGCGAACGCGCTCGCGCAGCGGACCGGCTTCGAGGTCGGGGAATTCGGGCACACCGTCGTCGACGCGCACGTCTACTGCGGGCGCGGCGAGCGCGGCAAGTGGTACGCGAACAACCTCCGCTACGTCCAAGAGCGGCTCGCGAACGTCGAGAGCAAGGAGGAGTACCTCGGCGTGAAAAGCTGGGTCGAGCGCACCGCGCCCGACGAGCCGAACGGCCGGGAGGGGTACGACCACGTGCCCGGCCTGCTCGAACAGCTCTCGCGGACGCCCCGCGACCGCCCGCGGATCGAGATCGCGGACGTGCCGCTCGACGAGCTGACCCACGAGGACGTCGAGGTCGTCGACTACGACTCCGCGGACGGCATCTCGTTCGCGGTCGCGGAGTGA
- a CDS encoding proteasome-activating nucleotidase: MSHSPSLPDRPRLEIDPEMSDAERLEAIRQHFRRIVQVNDELEDRLADAEGRRGELKGDVEQLKHENEVLKTSSLYIASVEEITDDGVVIKQHGNNQEVLTQAASRLDEDLRPGDRVAINDSFAVQQVLDDETDSRAQAMEVTESPDVTYADIGGIDDQIREVREAVEDPLESPEQFEEVGVEPPSGVLLHGPPGTGKTMLAKAVANESDATFIKMAGSELVRKFIGEGARLVRDLFELAAEREPAVIFIDEIDAVAAKRTDSKTSGDAEVQRTMMQLLSEMDGFDDRGEVRIMAATNRFDMLDEAILRPGRFDRLIEVPEPNGEGRERILEIHTEGMNVAEGVDLGAVARDLDGYTGADIASLATEAGMFSIRDGRTEVTQADFEAARDKLQDAEAEDEQVINYQY, translated from the coding sequence ATGTCTCACAGCCCCTCACTGCCCGACCGCCCGCGGTTGGAGATCGACCCCGAGATGAGCGACGCGGAGCGGTTGGAGGCGATCCGCCAGCACTTCCGTCGGATCGTTCAGGTGAACGATGAACTGGAGGATCGGCTCGCGGACGCCGAGGGGCGCCGCGGCGAACTGAAAGGCGACGTCGAACAGCTAAAACACGAAAACGAGGTGCTGAAGACATCCTCGCTGTACATCGCGTCCGTGGAAGAGATCACCGATGACGGCGTCGTGATCAAACAGCACGGCAACAACCAGGAGGTGCTCACCCAGGCCGCCTCGCGGCTCGACGAGGACCTCCGCCCCGGCGACCGCGTCGCGATCAACGACTCCTTCGCGGTCCAGCAGGTGCTCGACGACGAGACCGACTCCCGGGCGCAGGCGATGGAGGTCACCGAGTCGCCGGACGTCACCTACGCCGACATCGGCGGCATCGACGACCAGATCCGGGAGGTGCGCGAGGCCGTCGAGGATCCCCTCGAAAGTCCCGAACAGTTCGAGGAGGTGGGCGTCGAACCTCCGAGCGGCGTCCTCCTCCACGGTCCGCCGGGGACCGGGAAGACGATGCTCGCGAAGGCGGTCGCCAACGAGTCGGACGCGACGTTCATCAAGATGGCCGGCTCCGAGCTCGTCCGGAAGTTCATCGGTGAGGGCGCGCGGCTCGTCCGCGACCTGTTCGAACTCGCCGCCGAGCGCGAACCGGCCGTCATCTTCATCGACGAGATCGACGCGGTCGCCGCCAAGCGGACCGACTCGAAGACCTCGGGCGACGCCGAGGTCCAGCGGACGATGATGCAGCTGCTCTCCGAGATGGACGGCTTCGACGACCGCGGCGAGGTCCGGATCATGGCCGCGACCAACCGCTTCGACATGCTCGACGAGGCGATCTTGCGTCCCGGTCGCTTCGACCGCCTCATCGAGGTTCCCGAGCCGAACGGCGAGGGCCGCGAGCGCATCCTCGAGATCCACACCGAGGGGATGAACGTCGCGGAGGGCGTCGACCTCGGCGCCGTCGCCCGCGACCTCGACGGGTACACGGGCGCGGACATCGCGTCGCTGGCGACCGAGGCCGGGATGTTCTCCATCCGCGACGGCCGCACCGAGGTGACGCAGGCGGACTTCGAGGCGGCCCGCGACAAGCTTCAGGACGCGGAGGCGGAAGACGAGCAGGTCATCAACTACCAGTACTGA
- a CDS encoding pyruvoyl-dependent arginine decarboxylase, producing MNTIHVAGGVGVADTAMASYDAALADANLHNYNLVAVSSVVPAEATVEAVPAAPDLGPAGNRLTVVEARRTVGPGDEVDFREGGRAGAEGAESKRAPRRRPDAVAGLGWATGPGPGLFYEVTGEDGDDVRGRIRAGLESGADLRDWELPGRETRVETVAAEPDRYATAVVVAAYGESEPVL from the coding sequence ATGAACACGATCCACGTCGCGGGCGGGGTCGGCGTCGCCGACACGGCGATGGCCTCCTACGACGCCGCGCTCGCGGACGCGAACCTCCACAACTACAACCTCGTGGCGGTCTCCTCGGTCGTCCCCGCCGAGGCGACCGTCGAGGCGGTCCCGGCGGCGCCGGATCTGGGTCCCGCTGGGAACCGACTCACGGTCGTCGAGGCGCGGCGGACGGTCGGTCCCGGCGACGAGGTAGACTTCAGAGAGGGGGGCCGCGCGGGTGCCGAGGGCGCCGAGTCGAAGCGCGCGCCCCGCCGGCGCCCCGACGCGGTCGCGGGGTTGGGGTGGGCGACCGGTCCCGGACCGGGCCTCTTCTACGAGGTGACCGGCGAGGACGGCGACGACGTCCGCGGGCGGATCCGGGCCGGTCTCGAGTCCGGTGCCGACCTCCGCGACTGGGAGCTTCCCGGCCGGGAGACGCGCGTCGAGACGGTCGCCGCCGAGCCGGACCGATACGCCACCGCGGTCGTCGTCGCCGCCTACGGCGAGTCCGAGCCGGTCCTGTGA
- a CDS encoding succinylglutamate desuccinylase/aspartoacylase family protein has translation MQTIDRGSAGSTRVAIVGGIHGDEPAGERIVRRLAAELDPIVDGETTEGDETTERDGTIDDEARPEGLVRLIIANEPAIAAETRYTDTDLNRAFPGDADSDEYERALAPRLTAELAGMDAVFALHTSHSAPPPFAIFSDLTESVRRTVTGLPVDHVVDASGLRSTTLDSTVPHTVSIEVGRQGSEEAVEFGHEACRAFLRAHGAVAGEPPTFSETTVVAGHEEVPKGGGEPHVHYANFEAIPKGAVFAEDDVYTHRVEESGVVPILASERGYDDIFGMYGRVTGVVKPPGEGDFRVYPINGADGSGGDDGSETDGGETDGERNGANRSELSD, from the coding sequence ATGCAAACGATCGACCGCGGGTCGGCCGGGTCGACCCGCGTCGCGATCGTCGGCGGGATCCACGGCGACGAGCCCGCCGGCGAACGGATAGTGAGGCGCCTCGCGGCCGAACTCGACCCGATCGTCGACGGCGAGACGACCGAGGGCGACGAGACGACCGAGAGAGACGGGACCATCGACGACGAAGCGAGGCCCGAGGGGCTCGTCCGGCTGATAATCGCAAACGAGCCGGCGATCGCGGCCGAGACGCGCTACACGGACACCGACCTGAACCGAGCGTTCCCGGGCGACGCCGACAGCGACGAGTACGAGCGCGCGCTGGCGCCGCGGCTCACCGCCGAGTTAGCGGGGATGGACGCCGTGTTCGCGCTCCACACCTCTCACAGCGCGCCGCCGCCGTTCGCCATCTTCAGCGACCTCACGGAGTCGGTCCGCCGCACCGTCACCGGACTCCCCGTCGATCACGTCGTCGACGCGAGCGGACTGCGGTCGACGACGCTCGACTCCACGGTGCCTCACACCGTCTCGATCGAGGTCGGTCGGCAGGGCAGCGAGGAGGCGGTCGAGTTCGGACACGAGGCGTGTCGGGCGTTCCTCCGCGCGCACGGCGCGGTCGCCGGCGAGCCGCCGACGTTCTCGGAGACGACCGTGGTGGCGGGCCACGAGGAGGTGCCGAAGGGGGGCGGAGAGCCGCACGTCCACTACGCGAACTTCGAGGCGATCCCGAAGGGCGCGGTGTTCGCAGAGGACGACGTGTACACCCACCGCGTCGAGGAGTCGGGTGTGGTCCCGATCCTCGCCAGCGAACGGGGGTACGACGACATCTTCGGCATGTACGGTCGCGTCACCGGCGTCGTGAAACCACCGGGAGAAGGCGACTTCCGGGTGTATCCGATCAACGGGGCGGACGGCTCGGGAGGCGACGACGGAAGCGAGACCGACGGAGGCGAGACCGACGGAGAACGGAACGGGGCGAACCGATCGGAACTATCGGACTAA